TTGTTCATCAATGACTTCAAGTTCCGCAGGCAATGTGTTTTCACGTTCATTACGTAACTCAATACCCTCTTGGAATGCTTGGACATAGTTGTCTTGCACAGGATCAGCCAACCAAACACGATATGTTTTATCGCATTTATGTTTTGGCGATGTAATACGGTGAGACCATTGACCATCATCAGTTACAAGGACAAGGCCTGTCGTATCAGCATCCAAGCGACCCGCAAAGTGAAGATCTTTATCATTCACTTCATCTAACAACAAAAATGCCGTATCGTTATAGTCATCAACGCGAGTACACACGAAACCTTGTGGTTTATAAAGCATGATATAGCGCGGTCCAGACAAAACCAGCTCGCGGTTTTGCCACATCACTTCATTATCATCGCTTAGTTTGGTGGCACCTTTTTTCTCAACGCTACCATCAACCTCGATTTCACCACTTTTTAGTAACTTAGTGGCTTCTTTGCGGGTAACACCTAGGGCGTCACATAAGAATTTATCTAATCGCATGCATACCTCATTTGCTTTGAGTCGGGTATTATACAGACCCAAACTTAATTAGTTGAGCTATTTCACATAAATATTTACGAGGCACATGTATACACTTCGCCCTTATCAAAGCGACTCCGTTAAAGCCGTTATTCACTATTTTCGCCAGCATGACACTCCTGCTGTTATCGTATTACCCACAGGTGCTGGCAAAAGCTTGGTGATAGCAGAACTCGCCCGCCTAGCGCGTGGTCGCGTTTTGGTGCTGACTCATGTCAAAGAGCTGGTTGAGCAGAACCACGCCAAATATGAAAGTTA
This DNA window, taken from Vibrio nitrifigilis, encodes the following:
- the rsuA gene encoding 16S rRNA pseudouridine(516) synthase RsuA; amino-acid sequence: MRLDKFLCDALGVTRKEATKLLKSGEIEVDGSVEKKGATKLSDDNEVMWQNRELVLSGPRYIMLYKPQGFVCTRVDDYNDTAFLLLDEVNDKDLHFAGRLDADTTGLVLVTDDGQWSHRITSPKHKCDKTYRVWLADPVQDNYVQAFQEGIELRNERENTLPAELEVIDEQEVLLTIHEGKYHQVKRMFAALGNKVVGLHRERIGDIVLDQDLEPGEYRYLTEDEIASVWK